One stretch of Roseimicrobium sp. ORNL1 DNA includes these proteins:
- the rpsI gene encoding 30S ribosomal protein S9, protein MSITSFDAVGRRKTSIARVFLRPGTGNVTVNNRTLDEYFPTVTLQNQLLAPLHVTSNAQNFDVKVTATGGGVTGQVGAIRMGLARALCLANPENRPVLKENGMLTRDSRMKERKKPGQPGARKRFQFSKR, encoded by the coding sequence ATGAGCATCACTTCCTTCGACGCCGTCGGCCGACGCAAGACCTCGATTGCCCGCGTGTTCCTCCGCCCCGGCACTGGCAATGTCACGGTGAACAACCGGACCCTTGATGAGTATTTCCCCACCGTCACCCTGCAGAACCAGCTTCTGGCTCCCCTGCACGTGACCAGCAACGCCCAGAACTTTGACGTGAAGGTCACCGCTACCGGCGGCGGCGTTACCGGCCAGGTGGGCGCCATCCGCATGGGCCTCGCCCGCGCGCTTTGCCTTGCCAACCCTGAGAACCGCCCGGTCCTCAAGGAGAACGGCATGCTGACCCGCGACTCCCGTATGAAGGAGCGTAAAAAGCCCGGTCAGCCCGGCGCCCGCAAGCGCTTCCAGTTCTCCAAGCGCTAA
- the rplM gene encoding 50S ribosomal protein L13 yields MKTFSAKAQEVERKWWVIDAADQVVGRVAVNAANILRGKNKPIFTTHVDTGDNVIIVNAEKAVFTGKKETDKTYTSFSGYVGGHKSTNPERMRQKHPERILEKAIFGMIPHNRLGSAVLRKLHVYAGSSHPHEAQQPQAYKLV; encoded by the coding sequence ATGAAAACCTTTTCTGCCAAGGCCCAAGAAGTGGAGCGCAAGTGGTGGGTCATTGATGCCGCTGACCAAGTGGTGGGCCGTGTGGCTGTGAACGCAGCGAATATCCTTCGCGGCAAGAACAAGCCCATCTTTACCACCCACGTTGACACCGGCGATAACGTCATCATCGTGAACGCAGAGAAGGCCGTTTTCACGGGTAAGAAAGAGACGGACAAGACCTACACCTCCTTCTCCGGTTACGTCGGCGGCCACAAGTCCACCAACCCCGAGCGCATGCGCCAGAAGCATCCCGAGCGCATCCTTGAGAAGGCCATCTTCGGCATGATCCCGCACAACCGTCTCGGCAGCGCGGTCCTTCGCAAGCTCCACGTGTACGCTGGCAGCAGCCATCCTCATGAGGCCCAGCAGCCGCAGGCTTACAAGCTGGTCTAA